From Musa acuminata AAA Group cultivar baxijiao chromosome BXJ3-8, Cavendish_Baxijiao_AAA, whole genome shotgun sequence, one genomic window encodes:
- the LOC135645304 gene encoding calmodulin-binding protein 60 B-like has protein sequence MMGLKRGVGGEGVDDGVPLVPETKRQRTSIDSMRVVMATQYILQHLPKIEPFLRSVVQEEVQNAIWRDMHLPPRVPLNKIQTAVSNRYRLQFRNSLPRTLFTSSKIEAEGQKPVEIVIVDSDSREIITCGPLSSIKVEILVLDGDFGIDGQEEWTEKEFGDSIVREREGKRPLLSGELMITLIKGVGCLGDANFTDNSSWTRSRRFRLGARVSQSRCIDRVQEAVSGAFLVKDHRGELYKKHHPPSLNDDVWRLEKIGKDGVFHKRLADSGIMTVQDFLRNFIMDQNMLRHILGSGMSNKMWEATVEHAKKCIVPAEKLYSYNFSQGVVLLFNSIYELLGTIIQEKFYYLDELPATQKVLIDKLKENAYRTPGLIMEFIQPMVDNRQRLLSPATNTFTIPDIGCLDEHIPYIPLTNQGDPVLDMGLLHQPIQAGIGIIDDLPEMKDMLPEMGFRLAQRSDSFQLNTNTGFDMPSSNPATLVDDHPLMSFNAQADMCSGQFPMLWDQHNGLVHVSDSSTNRSCTPNVPDAGATTSSSKWVKLKAVSKWMALARRSARRVAYMNSAYPTVSSSMCADTYEGCW, from the exons ATGATGGGTCTGAAGAGGGGTGTGGGAGGGGAAGGGGTAGACGATGGGGTGCCGTTGGTTCCCGAAACAAAGCGACAGCGAACCTCGATCGA TTCTATGAGAGTAGTGATGGCGACGCAATATATACTGCAGCATTTGCCAAAGATAGAACCTTTTCTTCGAAGTGTG GTGCAAGAAGAGGTGCAAAATGCTATATGGCGTGATATGCACTTACCTCCCAG AGTTCCCCTTAACAAGATTCAGACAGCTGTGAGCAATCGATACCGTCTACAGTTTCGGAACAGCTTGCCTAGAACACTGTTTACGAGCAGCAAGATAGAAGCTGAGGGCCAAAAGCCTGTTGAGATTGTTATAGTTGATTCTGACTCAAGAGAGATTATCACATGTGGTCCTCTTTCTTCAATCAAGGTTGAAattcttgtccttgatggtgattttGGTATCGATGGGCAAGAAGAATGGACTGAAAAGGAGTTTGGTGATAGCATAGTACGGGAAAGAGAGGGCAAAAGGCCTCTGCTGTCTGGTGAACTGATGATCACACTGATCAAAGGGGTTGGTTGTCTTGGAGATGCCAACTTTACTGATAACTCCAGTTGGACAAGAAGTCGAAGGTTCAGACTTGGTGCAAGGGTTTCTCAAAGCAGATGCATCGATAGAGTTCAGGAGGCAGTAAGTGGAGCTTTTCTGGTGAAGGATCATCGTGGAGAAT TGTATAAAAAGCATCATCCTCCATCATTGAATGATGATGTATGGCGATTAGAAAAGATAGGTAAAGATGGTGTTTTTCATAAAAGGCTTGCAGATAGTGGAATAATGACTGTTCAGGACTTCCTGAGGAATTTTATAATGGATCAGAATATGCTGCGCCAT ATACTTGGTAGTGGGATGTCAAATAAGATGTGGGAGGCAACAGTTGAGCATGCTAAGAAATGTATTGTTCCAGCAGAGAAGTTATACTCTTACAACTTTAGTCAAGGAGTTGTGCTCCTGTTTAACTCTATATATGAGCTTCTTGGGACAATAATTCAAGAAAAATTTTACTACCTGGATGAACTTCCTGCAACACAAAAG GTGTTGattgataaattaaaagaaaatgctTATAGGACTCCGGGTCTCATCATGGAGTTCATTCAACCAATGGTTGACAACCGTCAAAGGTTGCTATCACCTGCAACCAACACTTTTACTATCCCAGATATAGGCTGCTTGGATGAACACATTCCCTATATTCCCCTCACAAATCAAG GCGATCCAGTTCTTGATATGGGTTTACTGCATCAACCCATTCAGGCAGGGATTGGCATCATAGATGATCTACCTGAAATGAAAGACATGTTGCCTGAGATGGGTTTTCGTCTGGCACAGAGATCTGATTCCTTCCAATTAAACACTAACACAGGATTCGATATGCCATCAAGCAATCCTGCAACTCTAGTAGATGACCACCCACTGATGAGTTTCAACGCTCAGGCTGACATGTGCTCCGGTCAATTCCCCATGCTCTGGGATCAACACAATGGCTTGGTTCATGTATCAGATAGCAGTACAAACAGAAGCTGCACCCCAAATGTGCCTGATGCTGGTGCCACGACTTCATCTAGCAAGTGGGTTAAGTTGAAAGCAGTATCAAAGTGGATGGCGCTTGCACGGCGCTCCGCGAGAAGAGTTGCCTACATGAATTCGGCTTACCCGACGGTATCATCGAGCATGTGTGCCGATACTTATGAAGGTTGCTGGTGA